Within the Thermosynechococcaceae cyanobacterium Okahandja genome, the region ATGGGTGGACTTGCAGGCGCAGGTCTAGGGTTACTGTTACGGAATCAACCTGCCGACACGCTCGTACCGCCCCCCCTACGTCCTGAAGAGCAAGAGTTTCCCCCCACCTTACCGACAGTGATTCCCCCCCTTGAGGTTACACCAACACCCACACCAACCCCCACAGAAACACCGGAGCCAGAACCCACCCTATCCCCCCTGCCAGAACCGGTCGAGAGTCCTACGCCTGAGGTAGAGGAACCTCGGCCGACCCCCACCTTGACCTTGCCGAGTCCAACCCCCCCAGAAACACCGGTCGTGACCCCCTCACCCACCCCTCTCCTACCAGAGCCACTGCCGCCCACAAACGAGCAACCACAGAACGAGACAGGCATCAATGGAGAGCCTACCCAAGGAGCGCCCCAATGAGTTTTAGCCCAGAGTCCTTAATGGCAACGGAGCCGCTTCACCAAAACCAAGAAGCGATGGACAGCTATTTTGGTAGCTTTTTTGGCTTGATGCGCAAGGCACTTGTTGCCGGGGGGTCAGAACTAGGTTTGGGCATGACCCTCTTTTCGTTGGCGGTGAGCATCCGGGCCAGCCGTATTATTGAAATTGGTCGGTTTAAAGGATTTTCTACCTTATGTCTTGCCAGTGCCCTACGGTTTATTGATGTGGGGTGGCAAGAGCCGCAGCAACATAAGCAGCGACCTGATATTGACTACAAGGACTGGGAAGCACCGAAGCAGCGTCAACTGCTGTCAATCGATCCATTTCCCACCCAAGAGGCTGCAGATTTAATCGTTGCGGCGAAACTGGAAAATTATGTTCGGTTTATTAATGCCCGGTCTGACGAGGTGACAATTGAGGGCTTGGTTGATTTAATTTTTATTGATGGCGACCATAGCTATGAAGGCTGCAAGGCCGATGTTTTCAACTATATCCCATGGTACTTGCGTCCGGGAGGATACTTTATCTTGCACGATTACTATGGTTGGTACGATGCACAAGGGAACAATAACTCCCCAGTTAAACTGGTTATTGATGAGCTGATCGAGGAAGGCCTGTTTGAACACCTGTTAGTGGATACGGGGTATCAGTCCTTTACAGTGTTCCGTAATCCTGTCGCCCCCTGAGGTCTGAGTGGTACAGAGGCAGTCCTCTGCTCAAGGACATTCTAGGCTATAGTCAATGGGTAAGTTTGTTGTACTCTGGCCACAGGTATTGTGGGAGTGCTATGCCCAACTGGTTTGACCGCCTCGAAAATCGGCGCTTGCTGCGATTTTTATTACTGTTTGCCCTCGGTTGGGTTGCCGTGCAGCTTGTCAATTTCTTTGCCACAGTTTTATTGATTTTTCTGTTTTCGGCTATTCTGGCCTTTTTGCTCAACTATCCGGTGCGCTGGGTGGAACGGTATCTTCCCCATACGGCGGCGGTTACTCTGGTTTTTTTAGGGGCACTGGCGATCGTGGTTGGGGTGGGCATTACCCTTGGTTTTGGCATTATTGGCCAACTACAAGAACTCCTGAGTACTCTACCGGATCAGGTGGATACATGGATTGGCCTGCTCAATGATGTTCAAGGCTGGCTGGAGCGCTGGAACTTAGAAATTGATCTGCGTCAAGTTGAGTCAGAGTTACGCAACTATGCCTTCGCGGGGCTAGAGTTTGGCTTTGGTAAGCTACAGTTTGTTTTTTCATTACTGCTAGAGAGCATTATTGTTGCCGTAATTACCTTCTTTATGCTGCTGGATGGGCAACGGTTATGGCACTACCTCTTGAGCTTTCTGCCGCCACCGTGGCAAGAACGGGTGCCCCGCGATTTGCAACGCAATTTTTTGGGCTTCTTTTGGGGACGGTTTTTGCTGTCCCTCTTTTTTGGCGTTTCGGTGTTTATCGTGCTGTTGCTGCTGCGCGCTCCCTATGCCCTTGCCCTTGCGGCCATTGCCGGAGGGTTTGATCTGATTCCCGGTATTGGTGCCACCCTTGGCATTGGCCTAGTGGCTATCCTATTGCTGCCCAAAGGGATTGCCCTCAGTTTTAAGGTGCTTGTTGGCTGTATTTTGCTCCAGCAGGTGGAGGAAAACATTCTCATGCCCCGCATCATGCGCAACTCCGTGAACCTCAATCCGGTGGTGTTGTTTTTGGCGCTGCTGGTGGGGGCAACGGTGGCGGGGTTGGTGGGGGTCTTTTTGGCGATTCCCATTGCCGGAACTATTGTTAGTCTCTTTAATTTGCAGGCACTACAGGCAGGGCACACGGCTGAGCTATCAACACCCGCTAAGTAGCTCAGTCATTCCTGCCAAAACCTGAGTTGCGATCGCCCCCAGACTGTTGATATACTAGGCAAGCTGATCTAGTTGCCCCTTGCGCACTGGATGGCGTTAACATTTGCACTCGTCTGGTTGGACACCGTCATCATTGTAGGTTGGGTATAGTTGCATGGCTCGATATCGTGGCCCCCGTTTAAGAATTGTTCGTCGTCTGGGAGAACTGGCCGGTTTAACCCGTAAGGCTCCGAAGCGCAATTATCCGCCCGGGCAGCACGGTCAAGCCCGCAAAAAGCGTTCAGAATACGCCCTGCGCTTGGATGAAAAGCAAAAGCTGCGGTTTAACTATGGGGTTTCCGAGCGGCAACTGGTGCGCTACGTGCGCAAAGCGCGGCGCGTGAGTGGTTCCACGGGACAAACGCTGTTGCAACTGCTGGAAATGCGCCTCGACAATACCGTCTTTCGCCTTGGCATGGCACCCACGATCCCCGCGGCTCGTCAACTGGTGAATCACGGTCACATTCTAGTGAACGGTCGCAGTGTCTCGATTCCCAGCTATCAGTGCCGTCCGGGGGATGTCATTACAGTGCGGGACAACGATCGCTCCCGCAAGCTGGTGGAAACCAACTTACAAAACCCGGGTCTGGCCAACTTACCCAGCCACTTAGAGCTAGATAAAAACACGCTTACGGGTAAAGTCAATGGCGTGGTCGAGCGGGAATGGGTGGCGCTACAGGTGAATGAACTCCTTGTGGTTGAGTACTACTCCCGTAAAGTTTAAGGCAGCGGTCAGTAGCCATGGCAGAAGCCTATCTTCTGGAAAAACTGCGTACCGTCGAGCAAACCTTTACAGAGCTAACGCGACGTTTGGCAGATCCAGATGTTGCGGTGAACCCTTCGGAGTTCCAAAAAGTGGCGCGATCGCGAGCCGCCTTAGAGGAGACCGTAAATGCCTACCATGAGTGGCAGTCGCTGAATCAGCAACTGGTGGATGCGCGGCAACTGCTTAAAGAAGCCAGCGATGAGCCGGAGTTACGGCAGATGGCGGAAGAGGAGGTTACCGAACTCACCGCCCGTATTGCCGCCTTAGAG harbors:
- a CDS encoding AI-2E family transporter → MPNWFDRLENRRLLRFLLLFALGWVAVQLVNFFATVLLIFLFSAILAFLLNYPVRWVERYLPHTAAVTLVFLGALAIVVGVGITLGFGIIGQLQELLSTLPDQVDTWIGLLNDVQGWLERWNLEIDLRQVESELRNYAFAGLEFGFGKLQFVFSLLLESIIVAVITFFMLLDGQRLWHYLLSFLPPPWQERVPRDLQRNFLGFFWGRFLLSLFFGVSVFIVLLLLRAPYALALAAIAGGFDLIPGIGATLGIGLVAILLLPKGIALSFKVLVGCILLQQVEENILMPRIMRNSVNLNPVVLFLALLVGATVAGLVGVFLAIPIAGTIVSLFNLQALQAGHTAELSTPAK
- a CDS encoding class I SAM-dependent methyltransferase, with translation MSFSPESLMATEPLHQNQEAMDSYFGSFFGLMRKALVAGGSELGLGMTLFSLAVSIRASRIIEIGRFKGFSTLCLASALRFIDVGWQEPQQHKQRPDIDYKDWEAPKQRQLLSIDPFPTQEAADLIVAAKLENYVRFINARSDEVTIEGLVDLIFIDGDHSYEGCKADVFNYIPWYLRPGGYFILHDYYGWYDAQGNNNSPVKLVIDELIEEGLFEHLLVDTGYQSFTVFRNPVAP
- the rpsD gene encoding 30S ribosomal protein S4, translated to MARYRGPRLRIVRRLGELAGLTRKAPKRNYPPGQHGQARKKRSEYALRLDEKQKLRFNYGVSERQLVRYVRKARRVSGSTGQTLLQLLEMRLDNTVFRLGMAPTIPAARQLVNHGHILVNGRSVSIPSYQCRPGDVITVRDNDRSRKLVETNLQNPGLANLPSHLELDKNTLTGKVNGVVEREWVALQVNELLVVEYYSRKV